One window from the genome of Aricia agestis chromosome 6, ilAriAges1.1, whole genome shotgun sequence encodes:
- the LOC121728437 gene encoding Down syndrome cell adhesion molecule-like protein Dscam2 — protein MNSIWIIAVLACCNVAITRSSDLYEEDWAYYIYHRNRSSPIVPAVHHNGILRRDNGTHSLDKYTLELSSNNYKYTTTRSDLESFIELIKTNGRPKRSLVSGNIMITQHFNEKLISPGEDISLQCTATADRPPRFIWERDGVVLTSNTDSRYILGQVMSPIGIGVVSQLNISRPRVEDGGLYSCIAYEGDSNVKYSARINIYGPPYIRTLPPIKVLSGEGLKLRCPYYGYPISKLEWEHKGKKLVTSILPQHMRYKRTYTIKHINTRKRRRKRQVLEGNEDGVLSLHRVLKEENGDTYTCIVYSPSGEMARRSFEIQVVEAPELDELRVGSGLKEGQIVQITCNIISGDPPIFFSWLKDGMKIPASLKITERSSELFSVLIIKRVSLEHCGRYTCIATNHVGKVNQTTDLYINVAPKWVEEPTNASLLLGQRGIVDCNANGYPVPQIHWMKRDTSLGIWRPILDLAGGGVSSYPNGSLSLEVVSLADEGEYACHVNNGFGDPLHKNLWISVNKPVHFESVGTNITTKMGHTVTITCQPLGDSPIRIKWSLDGKPVEMSSARVTLSETASPLGLQSTLSIKHAESRDRGTYECRASNPFGVSTYNVFLNILEPPVPPVDLQVDSVTSSTAKLSWRDTFVSQVQYYSIQYSNNHYALWDSAKLVNVTRQTNDIRQSVELRDLQPALDYRVRVAAGNLVDLSPYTQPVHFSTLQEAPSASPLGVQVQQTDNPGELLVSWIPPSKESHNGPLQGYHVKAVPLISGESGSNGTNTKIIKMSSRNGKHETVLSGLLKNTRYAVTVSAFNSAGNGPFSIPVYQTTREGAPEEAVSGVVCGGAAAGALRVSWPPLAPRAASLLGYVLLYSTDDGPWSNVTSPHSEIYLQGLQKYTNYTIKVAGFSNYGVGPFSYPVVCTTLQDVPGAPPVIKALASSPTSMIVSWKVPDEPNGEITHYTVYVKPVSSTGAPQSYRVEPTQESLSTRQLKFALSNISSGAYEVFVRAHTAAGEGAPSARVHVELTNKVVAGVWSLGGRVWAGAGGSLRLACAGAGSPPPRALWYHDHNIITHHPRFTRQQDGGLLVHNIDQSLSGNYTCIAKNLYGSDSVSYEVMVLPTPEPPVLRVTSHKNALFLQWDQPKKVTGKPQKITYELTWREANGSWQDTWTDKGTQIQGVQEYTLDGLKCGTKYSLRMIASNSVGSSTPTQIDAYTLGGVPKAPSTTEWFWSNATHIFIQLSGWDDNGCEITRWEIHYREYGGKMWKRVESLSPLSDPSWNDYMPVLSQLSSLAVSGLNPAQWYQIRVMAENAAGVTTSLYSYATTTLLGAAIGPPSEYMDINMLVIVFSSILLVLCSLIFLYILIKRHNHHRLTEYRNSLTTEIKSERSNVTVNTPQSLPSDNNRVYSTPVHLTAENKHELYEISPYAQFALGFRTFGHVDNQEAPSRMHFPSNSKARYDSETSFQMRSESEESDYVSRTTTLKSAPRKACRIPHHR, from the exons ctcaaataattataagtacaCAACTACCAGAAGTGATTTAGAGAGCTTTATCGAATTAATTAAAACAA atGGCAGACCCAAGAGGAGTTTGGTATCCGGTAACATAATGATAACACAACATTTTAACGAGAAACTTATTTCGCCAGGCGAAGAC ATAAGCCTGCAGTGCACCGCCACCGCAGACCGGCCACCGCGATTCATATGGGAGAGAGACGGAGTAGTGTTAACTTCTAACACTGATTCTAG gtACATCTTAGGACAGGTGATGTCTCCAATAGGCATCGGGGTGGTATCCCAACTGAACATATCCAGGCCGAGAGTGGAGGACGGAGGTCTATACTCCTGCATAGCCTACGAGGGGGACTCCAACGTTAAATATTCAGCGAGAATTAACATTTACG gaCCACCGTACATAAGAACTTTACCACCGATAAAAGTTTTGAGTGGGGAAGGCCTCAAATTACGATGTCCATATTATGGCTATCCTATCAg TAAACTAGAATGGGAACATAAAGGGAAGAAACTAGTGACTTCAATTTTACCGCAGCACATGCGATACAAGAGAACATACACGATAAAACACATAAACACAAGAAAAAGACGAAGAAAACGACAAGTCTTAGAGGGCAATGAAGACGGAGTTTTAAGTTTACATAGAGTACTCAAGGAAGAGAATGGTGATACTTACACTTGTATAGTGTACAGTCCATCCGGAGAAATGGCTAGGAG GTCATTTGAAATCCAAGTTGTAGAAGCACCAGAACTAGATGAACTTAGAGTTGGATCTGGTCTCAAAGAAGGACAGATCGTGCAAATAACCTGTAACATTATAAGTGGGGACCCTCCGATATTCTTCTCGTGGTTAAAAGACGGAATGAAGATTCCAGCTAGTTTAAAG ATTACAGAGCGAAGTTCAGAATTATTCAGCGTGTTGATTATAAAGCGAGTGTCATTGGAGCACTGCGGTAGGTATACGTGCATAGCAACGAACCACGTCGGAAAAGTGAACCAAACTACTGACTTATACATAAACG TTGCACCGAAATGGGTTGAAGAGCCAACGAATGCATCACTTTTGTTAGGACAAAGAGGAATTGTGGACTGCAATGCAAACGGCTATCCTGTTCCTCAGATACATTGGATGAAGAGAGATA CGTCATTAGGAATATGGAGGCCCATCTTAGATTTAGCTGGTGGTGGCGTCTCTAGCTATCCAAATGGATCTTTGTCACTTGAAGTGGTATCATTGGCTGATGAAGGGGAGTACGCGTGCCATGTCAACAACGGCTTCGGAGATCCTTTACATAAGAACTTGTGGATTAGTGTTAATA AGCCAGTCCATTTCGAGTCAGTGGGGACGAACATcacgacgaagatgggtcacaCCGTCACCATCACGTGTCAGCCGCTGGGGGACAGCCCCATCAGGATCAAGTGGAGTCTAGATGGAAAACCCGTTGAAATGTCATCAGCCAG agTGACACTATCAGAAACCGCAAGCCCGCTAGGTTTGCAGAGCACTCTGAGCATAAAACATGCAGAAAGTAGAGACAGGGGAACGTACGAATGCCGAGCTAGCAATCCTTTTGGAGTGTCTACTTACAACGTATTTTTGAATATACTAG AACCCCCCGTCCCACCTGTGGACTTACAAGTGGACTCCGTCACCAGCTCCACAGCGAAGCTATCTTGGCGCGACACTTTCGTCTCGCAAGTGCAGTACTACTCCATACAGTACTCCAACAACCACTACGCCCTGTGGGACTCCGCCAAACTTGTCAATGTAACGCG TCAAACCAACGACATTCGTCAGAGCGTCGAGCTGCGGGACTTACAGCCGGCGTTAGACTACCGAGTACGAGTGGCAGCCGGCAACCTGGTGGACCTCAGCCCGTATACACAGCCTGTACACTTCTCTACGCTACAAGAAG CACCTTCGGCCAGTCCCCTAGGGGTACAAGTCCAACAGACGGACAACCCGGGCGAGTTACTGGTATCATGGATTCCACCATCCAAAGAGAGCCATAACGGTCCCCTACAGGGGTACCATGTGAAGGCGGTACCACTTATCAGTGGGGAGTCAG GTTCAAATGGGACGAACACCAAAATAATAAAGATGTCATCCAGAAATGGTAAACATGAAACGGTATTGAGCGGCCTCCTCAAGAATACTAG ATATGCAGTCACAGTAAGCGCCTTCAATTCGGCTGGTAATGGGCCATTTTCTATACCGGTGTATCAGACGACAAGAGAAGGAG CGCCCGAGGAGGCGGTATCGGGTGTCGtgtgcggcggcgcggcggcgggcgcgctGCGGGTGTCATGGCCGCCGCTCGCCCCGCGCGCCGCCAGCCTACTGGGCTACGTGCTGCTGTACAGTACTGATG atGGACCCTGGAGTAATGTGACGTCACCGCACTCGGAGATATACCTGCAGGGTCTACAGAAGTACACCAACTACACCATCAAAGTTGCCGGCTTTTCTAACTACGGGGTTGGACCATTCTCGTATCCTGTAGTTTGTACGACGTTACAAGATG TGCCCGGTGCTCCTCCAGTGATAAAGGCCTTAGCGTCATCCCCCACCTCAATGATCGTTAGTTGGAAGGTTCCAGACGAACCGAACGGAGAGATCACTCACTACACTGTTTATGTTAAACCAGTGTCAAG caCGGGTGCTCCACAAAGCTATCGCGTAGAACCAACTCAAGAATCGCTATCCACACGTCAGCTGAAATTTGCTCTGTCTAACATCAGCTCTGGCGCGTATGAGGTGTTTGTGAGAGCTCATACTGCCGCTGGTGAAGGAGCTCCCAGTGCGAGGGTTCACGTAGAATTAACTAACAAag TTGTGGCGGGAGTATGGTCACTAGGCGGTCGTGTATGGGCGGGCGCGGGGGGCTCACTTCGCCTAGCCTGCGCAGGCGCCGGCTCACCCCCGCCACGCGCGTTGTGGTACCACGACCACAACATCATCACGCATCATCCCCGCTTCACGAGACAGCAGGATGGAGGCCTACTGGTTCACa ATATAGACCAATCTCTAAGTGGCAACTATACTTGTATAGCCAAGAATCTGTACGGCTCTGATTCAGTCTCCTACGAAGTGATGGTGCTTCCGACTCCTGAACCGCCAGTGTTGAGAGTTACGTCACATAAGAATGCTTTGTTTTTGCAATGGGACCAACCTAAAAAAGTTACTGGGAAACCACAAAAGATCA CGTATGAACTAACTTGGAGAGAAGCAAACGGATCTTGGCAAGATACATGGACTGACAAAGGAACTCAAATTCAAGGTGTTCAAGAATATACCTTGGATGGATTAAAATGTGGCACAAAATATTCTTTGCGGATGATAGCATCTAACAGTGTTGGATCATCTACTCCTACACAGATAGACGCTTATACACTGGGAGGAG tACCAAAGGCTCCAAGTACAACTGAGTGGTTCTGGAGTAACGCCACCCATATATTTATCCAGCTGAGCGGCTGGGATGACAATGGATGTGAGATCACGAGATGGGAGATACACTATAGAGAGTACGGTGGAAAAATGTGGAAGAGAGTTGAGAGTCTTTCG CCTTTATCAGATCCAAGTTGGAACGACTACATGCCAGTATTAAGTCAGCTAAGCTCTTTAGCAGTATCAGGCTTAAATCCGGCTCAGTGGTACCAAATTAGAGTTATGGCGGAAAACGCTGCAGGAGTTACTACATCGTTATACTCATACGCTACTACTACGTTGCTTGGAG ctGCCATTGGACCACCGTCGGAGTATATGGACATCAACATGCTGGTCATAGTGTTTAGCTCCATCCTACTAGTGTTGTGCTCactaatatttttgtacatacTGATAAAACGTCATAA CCACCATCGCCTGACCGAGTACCGCAACTCGCTCACGACCGAAATCAAGTCTGAGCGGAGTAACGTGACGGTGAATACGCCGCAAAGCCTGCCCAGCGACAACAATAGGGTGTACAGCACGCCCGTTCATCTCACTGCGGAAAATAAACATG aACTTTACGAAATCAGTCCATACGCACAGTTCGCGCTGGGGTTCCGTACATTTGGCCACGTGGACAACCAAGAGGCGCCTAGCCGAATGCATTTTCCCAGCAACAGCAAGGCTAGATACGATAGTG aaacgaGCTTCCAAATGAGATCAGAATCAGAGGAGAGTGACTATGTCTCCCGCACCACCACCCTGAAAAGTGCACCCCGAA agGCCTGCAGAATACCACATCATAGGTAA